One Elaeis guineensis isolate ETL-2024a chromosome 10, EG11, whole genome shotgun sequence genomic window carries:
- the LOC140851915 gene encoding uncharacterized protein has translation MVTTLCLATTGFGFESLMIHSKYSDSGVMVWEYADIAGKYGLSPASLSIAFVLKHPLVASAVFGATKAWQLREVLQASKIHLTMEIIAEINKVHARYPNPCP, from the exons ATGGTCACAACCCTTTGTTTAGCAACCACAGGTTTTGGGTTCGAGTCTTTGATGATACATTCCAAGTATTCAGACTCGGGTGTTATGGTGTGG GAATATGCAGATATTGCCGGAAAGTATGGTCTCTCTCCTGCATCTCTTTCAATTG CATTTGTCTTGAAGCACCCTCTTGTTGCAAGTGCTGTTTTTGGGGCAACTAAAGCATGGCAGCTAAGGGAAGTTCTTCAAGCTTCTAAGATCCATCTCACAATGGAAATAATTGCAGAGATCAACAAGGTTCATGCAAGATATCCTAATCCCTGCCCTTAA